The genomic region AATGATGGAACCCTTAATGTCTCTTTAAGACCCCTTAAACAGGAGGCAATAGATGTCGATTCAGAAACAATTCTTGAATTTTTAAAGCATCATGATGGGGTTATGCCTTACAGTGATAAAAGTGATCCAGAGGAAATTTATAATATGTTCGATATGAGTAAAGCAGCGTTTAAGCGTGCACTAGGGAAGTTGATGAAAAGTAATAGAGTTGAACAAAAAGATGGAAAAACGTATATAAAGGAAAAGGATAGCTAAGATTGTTATAGATGAATATTTATGAGTACTAGAGAGAATGAGGATATGTTAAAATGATTGTTAGGTTCAATAACCTTTATAAATACATATAAAACAGAGAACATTTGAGGGGTGTATAACTATGGGTAAAGTATTAATTTTCGGGCATAAAAGTCCTGATACTGACACAATTACGTCAGCCATCGTTTATGCTGATTTAAAAAATGAACTAGGTGTGAATGCGGAACCAGTACGTTTAGGTGAATTAAATGGTGAAACAACATTCGCGTTAGATTACTTTAATGCAGAAAAACCACGCCTTATTGAAAAGGTAGAAAACGATGATGTCATATTAGTTGACCATAACGAGCGTCAACAAAGTGCAGATGGCATAGAGAATGCTCGTATATTAGAAGTTATTGATCATCACCGTGTGGCAAACTTCGAAACGAGTGATCCATTGTACTTCCGAGCAGAGCCTGTTGGTTGTACAGCAACAATTTTAAATAAACTGTATAAAGAAAATGGCATCACAATTAAGAAAGAGATTGCAGGTTTAATGTTATCCGCAATCATTTCCGATTCATTACTATTTAAATCACCTACTTGTACAGATGAAGATGTTCAAGCAGCAAAAGAATTGGCTGAAATTGCTGGTGTAGACGCAGAATCCTACGGTTTGGAGATGTTAAAAGCCGGTGCAGATGTAAATGGTAAAACTGCGGATGAACTGATTTCATTAGATGCAAAAGAATTTACAATGGCTGGTAACAAAGTGAAAATTGCTCAAGTAAATGTAGTGGATACTAATGACTTATTATCACGTCAACGTGAATTAGAAGAGGCAATGAACAAAGAGGTGGAAGCAAACAACTTAAACCTATTCCTTCTTGCCGTAACCGATATATTGAATAATGATTCTATTGCTGTTACTGTAGGGCAAAAAACGGAAGCTGTCGAAAAAGCGTTTGATACGAAACTTGACAATAACACTGCTGTATTAAAGGGTGTAGTTTCCCGTAAAAAACAGATTGTACCCGTATTAACGGAAGCATTTGAACAACTATAACACAAACAGACACCGCTCTTTATAGGGCGGTGTCTTTACTATTGACATAAGGGAATTAGGGTTAAATTATACGGTATTAGACTTTAAAAAGGGAAAAAAGATGTAGAGGAAGGGTGGTAATGAAAGGCATGAACTACCCATAAATTGGCAATTACATTTAGAAAGAGTGTTTACAATGGGGGGATTTCAATGGGAGAAATAAGTAAAATCACAACTGAGAAAATGAAAGATGTTGTAAATATTGTTTCCAATGCTTATCCAGGTTTTTCCGTACATTCAGTAGAAGAAAAGCAAAGACTTGAAGAAAAATTACAAAATATTCAAGAAAATAATGAGTTTGTCAATTTATATGGTTATTACGAGGAAAATGAATTACGCGGAAACTTAAGGCTGCATGATTTTACAATCAATCTTTTTTCAAAAAAGATGAAGGCTGGAGGACTCGGGCTTGTCGCAGTCGATTTGTTACATAAAAAAGAAAAAATTGCAAAGCAGATGGTGGAATATTTTCTACAATATTACTATGAAAGACAAGCTAGTATCGTTATGTTATATCCCTTTCGCCCTGACTTTTATAAGTATATGGGTTTTGGTTTCGGGACAAAAATGAACCAATATAAACTTATTCCTTCCCAATTTCCAAATTTTAGAGTGAAAGATCACTTAGTATACTTATCAAGTAAAGATAAAGAGAAATACGCATCATGCTACCAAAAATATATGGAAAACCAACACGGAATGATTGAAAGAACACCATTTGAAATTGACACATTGTTTAAACAAGGTGAAAATAGGGTAATCGGTTATGAAAAAGATGGCGAAATAGAAGGCTATGCAATCTTTTCGTTTCAAAAGGAAAAGGAAGGGAACTTCCTCATAAATAATATTCATATTAAAGAAATGGTATATTTACATACAGAAGCACTCAAAGAACTTCTTACTTTTTTCCATAGCCAGGCAGATCAAATAAACCGTATCTATCTCAATACACAAGATGAATATTTTCATTATAACTTCTTTGACGCTAGAAATGGGACAAATGAGATTATTCCACCCATATACCATGAAACGAATACATCTGGTGTTGGAATCATGTATCGAATGATTAATACGTCAAAGTTTTTTCAACAATTATCAGGTGTTTGTTTCGGTCCGATAGACTGTAAAATAAAGTTTTCAATCACAGATTCATTCTTATCAAAGAATAATGGCCCTGTTTTTGTAGATTTTCGTAATGGTTACCCATACGTAATAGAAAATCAGTCGGATTGGGAAGTGGAAATGACAATGGATGTTAGTGATTTTTCTTCGATGGCGGTTGGTGCGGTACCTTTTGACAAACTTTATGAATATGGATTAGTAAAGTTATCTAACGAAGATTATATAGAGCAATTATCCTCACTATTTAGTGGAACACAAAAACCGATTTGCATGACAGCGTTCTAATAAAGTAAGGGAACACCGATTTTTGCGGTGTTCCTTCTTCGTTGAGGTTATAAATGATGTTGGAATAGAGTATGAAGGGTGCGAGCTTATATGAGTTTATATTTTTGTAGGAATTCAATGATAAAATCTTTGTTTTGAATAATAGCTTGCCCATATTGATTCGGCATTACCGTATTTCCGTTACATTGAGTACATATTTCTTGATCGACTTCCTCAGGATACTTATCTAGTGCAATAATAAACGCTTGTTCATAAGTTGGATATAGCAAGTCTAAATGTTCAACTTCTTCCCAAAACTTTTCCGAATAGACCTCTGTGTACCCTTTTCCATGACAGTGCTTACATTCCTCTTCAAATTCTCTAAACAACACGTTTTCCATCTCATCCCTCCTTCATAAAAAGTATTATTAATCATGTTTATGTTTGTGATTTAGATCTATGTAGGGAAGTATTACTGTGAAGTTACTAAAAGGTTGCAATGTAATGGGGAAGAAGTATTAGAGAAATTATATCATTACATTCTATGAAAATTAAAGAATAGAATATAGAAAAGTTAAGCAAGTTATTGGTTTTTTTAGATGGTAGATAGTAAAATATAATTTGTTATTGATACATATCAATAATCATTTTTACTTGGTACAAGGAGGGGTAACAGTGGCAAAATCAATTACAGGTAAAGAATTTGAAGAATTGACAAAAACAATGACGAAACCAGCTGTTCTAGAGTTTGGCGCAGATTGGTGACCAGGGTGTAAAATGTTGGGACCGGTGGTCTCAAGCGTATCCGAGCAGCTGGAATCTGTTGATTTTTTCCATGTTGATGTTGATGAAGCACCTGAGCTTGCGCAAAAGTTTGGAGTTCAAAGCATTCCAACAATGGTATTAATAAAAGACGGTGAGGAAGCTAATCGTTCAGTTGGATTTGCACCTGAAGAAAAAGTAAAAGAATTTGCAACTTCTTAATAAAGAAGGTTGTCATCTACTCTAGATGACAACCTTTTTTAAATTTGATTAAGTCGTGTATGTTTCAAAAAATGCATCATCGCTAAACAATTTTGGTTTTCCATCAAAAATGACATTCCCGTCTTTAAACGCAACAATACGGGTTGCATATTTTTTAGCTAACCCAACGTCGTGCACATTTATAATCGTACATAAGTTGAGTTGTTCATGCATGTTTAGAAGTAGTTGAAAGATGTGATTCGAGGTTCCTGGATCAAGACTTGAAACCGGCTCATCACCTAATAACACTTTTGGCTGTTGTAGGATGGCCCGAGCGATTCCGACTCTTTGTTTTTGCCCACCACTCAAATATTCTACTCTCCGGTCCATTTCTTCAGATAGCCCTACATCTGCAATGACTGTCTTTGCCTTTATGATTTCTTCATCAGAAAACCAACCGATCAAGTTCTTCAAAGAGTTACGATATCCAAACAAGCCGGTTAATACATTTTGTAAAACTGATAAACGGGGGACTAAGTTAAAATGTTGAAAAATCATCCCCATTTCCCGTCGAACGGCACGTAACTGTTCTTCGGTCAAATGAGAAAGGGGGGTATGATTCCAGTATACTTCGCCTTTACTCGGTTTTTGTAGTCCATTTAAAGTACGAATAAACGTAGACTTACCGGCGCCGCTTTTACCAAGAATACATACGAATTCCCCTTTTTCGAAGGTTAAGTTAATATTTGAAAGTGCATTTTGTCGACTATCCGGGTATCGTACAGTTAAATTTGATACTTTTAACATTGCTACTATGTGCCCCCATTAAATGATCTTGTTTCGCACATAACTACCAAACAAATCAACAGCTATGACGAGTATCATAATTAGTAATACATCGAGAGATACTGAAGGATAGTCAAAGGTTTTGAAATCATTAAATAACCGTTGACCAATCCCTCCGCCACCTATAAACCCTAAAATAAGAGAAGTTCGAATGGCGACCTCAAATCGATAAAAGTAATGAGATAATACGTTTGGCCAAATTTGTGGCAAGATACTAAAAAGGTATGCAAACCATTTTTTAGTGCCGACTGCTTTGACCGCTTCTTGTGGTCCAGGGTCAGCTGCTTCAATTAGCTCCGAAATTAGTTTACCTAAAACGCCAATGTTGTGAATCATAATAGCTATTACAGCCGGAAAAGGGCCAAGACCTAAAGTTGTTAAAAGAATAAGGCCAATTACAATTTCGGGAACTGATCGAACGAAACTTAAGGAAAATCTAGAAAAATGAAATAAGGTAAAGGAATGTGATGTATTTTTAGCTGCAAAAAAGCTAACCGGAACAGCAATGATTAATCCGAGGAAGCTCCCTAAAAATGCCATTGCTAACGTATCTAAACTATCTCGTACCATAAGGTGAAGCTTGGAAAAATCCATTGGAAACCAACGAGCTATAAAATCCACCATATTTTGAAAATCGCGAAATTTTGCTAAGTTAAATTCTGTTAACCTCATACTTATCAAGACCGAAATCGTTATTAGAATAAAAGTAAGTATGGTACGTTTTTTAAACCACATTCAAAATCAGCTCTATTCTTTAATAATTCCTTGTTTCACAGCTGCTTGTTTAATTGCTTCATAATCGTTGTCAGTTGCAGTTGTAAATCCACTGGCTCCAAACGCCCCTAGAATGTCTTCATCCTCAATATTTAAGAAAATTTCTTGGAGCTGTTCTATTGTTTCTTTAGGTGTTTCGCTATGTACAGCCCAAGGATATTGGAATAGTTTATCGGATTTCCAAATCACTTTGATCTGCTCCCCGTCAATATCACCATCTGCCACCAATTCATCAAAAATGGCACTATCGATTGCACCTACATCTACTCCTTGGTTTTGTACAGCAATAGCAGTGGCATCATGGGAACCAGTATAACGAACGGATTTAAATTCATGTTCTTCTTCTGATTGAAAGACCCCTCGATTTTCTAGTTCTATTCCAGGTATAAGGGATCCAGACGTAGAATTAATATCACCAAATGCAAATTCAATTTGTCCGGAATCTTTTATCATTTCGTCTAACGAGTCCCAAGGTTGATCAATATGGGTAATCATGTATGAATAGTAATAAGGTTCTCCATCGACTAGTTGTGTTATGATTGCTTTTGCACCACTCTCATGGTTAGCGACTACATATGTAAGAGGTCCGAAATAAGCCATATCGATTTTGTCATAATTCATAGCCTCGACAACACCATTATAATCAGGATAAATTTCAACTTTCACAGTACGTTCTAATCCTTCTGACAGTTCTTCTTGAAGTTTATTCATCGCATCTTCCATTGAACCTTTTGTTTGTGCAGGGATAACACCTATTGTAAAGGCATCATCTTCAGCATTATTTCCACATGCAGAAGTAAATACAAGCGTCATTGCTAATACGATGCCGAATAGGAATTTCTTCATATCGTTCACCTCTCACTTTTGATTAGTATAAAATACCCGTTAAAAAAGGACTCGAACCGAGTCCTTTTACTTTACTGTAATCCGTCCCGGATTTTCACTCGTAACTTCACCAATAATGGCTGACGAAACACCTTTGTTTTGTAGTGTTTCATGTAAAGATTGTGCTTCATCTCCTGATACAGCTATGAGCAATCCGCCAGACGTTACTGCATCACATAAAATATGTTGATCAATTTCATCAATGTTTTCACTAAAGTCTATACAGTCAGATAACCAAAGACGATTTTTCTTAGATCCACCTGGCATTACATCTTGCTCTGCTAATGACCTTGTCTTAGGTAACACAGGTACATCGTTGTTATAAATTGTGACACCTACATGACTTCCTTCAGCAATTTCTCTTGTGTGACCTAGTAATCCAAAGCCCGTTACATCGGTACAAGCATGTATACTGTAATTTTCCATTGTTTCGGCTGCATCTTTATTCAATGTTGCCATTACGTTCATCACTTCATTCAATGTTTCTTCATCTAATAAATCACGTTTAATTGCGGTGGTCAGTACTCCACTCCCAATTGGTTTTGTTAGGATTAGTTTATCTCCGGGCTTTGCCCCAACATTGGCACGTACTTTGTCTGGGTGAACAGTACCTGTTACAGAAAGGCCGAATTTAGGTTCGGTATCATCAATTGAGTGACCACCAACTAATGCAGCACCTGATTCTTTCACTTTGTCTGATGCGCCAGCTAAGATATCAGACAAAATCTTTTTGTCTAATGTGTTAATTGGGAATCCTACAATATTCATAACTGTAATGGGTTTTCCTCCCATTGCATACACATCGCTTAGTGCATTGGCTGCTGCTATTTGTCCAAACATATATGGATCATCGACAATAGGAGTGAAGAAATCTAACGTTTGAACCAATGCTACGTCGTCTGTAATTTTATAGACCCCAGCATCATCAGATGTATCTAAACCGACAAGTAAATTAGGGTCGTGTGCTATTTTCGGTAAATGACGCAAAACTTGCGCCAGGTCTTCAGGACCAATTTTGCATCCTCAACCACCTTTTGAGGAGAGGGACGTTAATTTTACAATTTCCTCTTTTGACATTGATAACACTCCTTTTATGTTTGCGATAATTAAATGAGAGGAGACACTTTTTATCTACAATGCGTCCCTATACATTTTCAACAGCATGTTAGCCTCATTCGTATGGGAATGATGATTAGCTATGTAATCTTTAGCTGTCTGACGAATTGTATTCCTTAATTTGTTATTATTCATGATTTGTTGAGCATAATCAAGAAATTCGCTTTCTGTACTATATACCAGTCCTGTTTGTTGATGTTTTACGATGCTGCGATTCCCATCGTTATTGGCGACAAGTACAGGGAGGCCATGTCCCATTCCTTCTAATATAGCGGAAGACTGTCCTTCTGATATTGATGTGTTTAACAGGACGTCAGCATGTATATATATTTCACTCATCTCTTCGTGGGGCACTTCTCCTTTATACTCTACCCAGTCTGAGTTTTCGTTTACAAGCTGTTTAACTTTTCTTCCCTCTGTTTCTTCTAGTACAGGACCAATAATCCATAAACGAACCATCGGATATCTATTACGTAATTTTTTAAGCATGTGAATGGCACTAGGTACATTTTTAATTTTTCGTATTCCAGCCGGGAGAACGAATAAGAATGAATTTTCATCTTTCTTAAAGTGAGATGTACTAGGAGTACTCTGTTCAACACCTTGTGAAATTACATAAATTTTTTCACCGAGAGTAGGGGCATTATCTATTAATGTTTGTTTTGCCTCTTCATTAAATACATGGATCGCTTTTGACTTTTCAAGAGTTGATAGGACAATCATTTTTGTATCTTCGTTATACAAATATTGATTTAAATCGGTGCCCGTTAAGGTTACGACGTACTTGTCATAATGAAGATTATGTTTATTCATAAATTCCCGAAAATGAAAAGCATGGAAGCCATGAACGATATCAGCAGAAGGTCGATGTTTTAAATTTTCATCAGTCGATGAAATAATTTCTGTTTCAATTCCTAACGATTGTAAACCTTCAGATATTCGACGTACTGTAATCGTATTTCCCCTTGTTTGATGAAAATTAGGTGTTATTAATAATACTTTCAACATGGAACATCCTTTTCTTGTAAAATGTAAAGGTAGTGAATATGTATTAAAATTCCCTTAGGCAATTGTATTTATGACAATGGACATCCTTTGTCATTGACAACATAAAACATATTAACCAACTTACTTAAGATAAGCAAATAATATCTAATAGAATAATGGAAAAATTCATGATTTATAAGTAAATCGTATAAGATTATATTCATATAAACGAATTTTTGATAAAAAGGAAACAGAAATAAGTAGAAGATGGTGGTATAATGATTGGCCAAAACAATTTACGAAACGTAATTATATTTATACTTCTTATATCAGGTTGTTCAGTGGTTGATCACGGTGAACAAGTAAAGGAACAGTCAAATGGTTATATGGAAGCGAAACTAATTTCTGTTATAGATGGTGATACAATAAAGGTGCAACTGAACGGGAACGATGAAAGTGTTCGATTTCTATTAATTGATACACCCGAAATTTCTGACTCACGGTACGGGGAGCAACCTTTAAGCCAAGAAGCAAAAGCTTTTACGGAATCATTATTAAAAAACGGCAACGTCCTGTTAGAAAAGGATGTATCAGAACGTGATAAATACGGTCGTTTATTAATGTACGTTTATACGACTGACGGTATATCTGTTCAAGAAGAACTTTTGAAAAATGGATTGGCTAGAGTAGCGTATATATACCCTCCAAACACAAAATATGTTGACCGTTATCGAGAGCTTGAATTACAAGCAAAATCCAAAACGATTGGGATCTGGGAAGTAGAGGGATATGCTCATATTGGACATCAACATGGTTTTCATCCCGATGTCTTTCATGACGGGAACAATTCTTATCGTTCATTTAGCCCTGATGATGAGGGAGAATGTAACGGTCAGATTAAAGGGAACATCGGTTCAAATGGACGGATATATCATACAACAACAAGTTCCCATTATACTCAAACAAAAGCAGAAGAATGCTTTTTCAATGAAGAAGATGCTACACAAGCAGGATATCGAAGAGCGGATGGTTGACACCAAGATGATAGAAGGAAGAGAGATTACAAAATATGTTTCGTCACAAAAAGAACAACCCCTTTATAATATTAAAAACGAAAAATTTGAGTAAGATTAAGTTACACATTGCGAATGAAAACTGTTAGGAAGCAAGCATTTGAGTGTTATAGCCTGTATTAAATGCCAGGCCTATTTTGAATTTCACAATTGGATAAAAGTAGAGTTGCCGCAGCAGACCAAATTGCACAAAAGTTTGGTCTTTTATTGTATGTAACGATTTAGCAGTTTTAACACTTGAATTATCATAAAACTCAAAACGCAATAGAATAATGACAATAGCTGTTGTCAATGTGTAGAGGCACCATACTCATTTATAATTATAGTTGGATATATAATTATTTCCTTGTTCTTAAGCTAAAGGTACTTATCCCAAGAAGGATAAGCTTCTTTTTAGTTGAAGTTATTGTACTAAAGAGGCATCCAGTTAAACAAGAATATCATGATTTAAAGGTGGGCTTTTTATGTATGGGCTAGTTGCTTTATTTGATGAAAGAACAGAGGAATTGATAAAGAATCTATGGGAGGAATTAAAGGAAAAGTCTATTTCGTCTTATGCTTATGAAGTGAAAGATAGAAAACCACATATTACATTAGCGAGTTATGACAGCTTAAACAAAACAGATTTCATCAAACAAATGGATGTAATATATGAAAAGCAGTCGGTTATTGATTTTAAGTTTAATACAATTGGCTCCTTTCTTAATTCTGGTACATTGTTCTATTCTCCTACTGTTACGAAAAATTTAATTGAGTTTCATTCAAACCACCACAAAAATTTTGAACGTTTTCATGAAAATCCAGATTCATTGTACTTACCTGA from Salirhabdus salicampi harbors:
- a CDS encoding thermonuclease family protein; its protein translation is MIGQNNLRNVIIFILLISGCSVVDHGEQVKEQSNGYMEAKLISVIDGDTIKVQLNGNDESVRFLLIDTPEISDSRYGEQPLSQEAKAFTESLLKNGNVLLEKDVSERDKYGRLLMYVYTTDGISVQEELLKNGLARVAYIYPPNTKYVDRYRELELQAKSKTIGIWEVEGYAHIGHQHGFHPDVFHDGNNSYRSFSPDDEGECNGQIKGNIGSNGRIYHTTTSSHYTQTKAEECFFNEEDATQAGYRRADG
- a CDS encoding 2'-5' RNA ligase family protein — protein: MYGLVALFDERTEELIKNLWEELKEKSISSYAYEVKDRKPHITLASYDSLNKTDFIKQMDVIYEKQSVIDFKFNTIGSFLNSGTLFYSPTVTKNLIEFHSNHHKNFERFHENPDSLYLPDNWIPHCTIANRYPQKN
- the phnD gene encoding phosphate/phosphite/phosphonate ABC transporter substrate-binding protein, which translates into the protein MKKFLFGIVLAMTLVFTSACGNNAEDDAFTIGVIPAQTKGSMEDAMNKLQEELSEGLERTVKVEIYPDYNGVVEAMNYDKIDMAYFGPLTYVVANHESGAKAIITQLVDGEPYYYSYMITHIDQPWDSLDEMIKDSGQIEFAFGDINSTSGSLIPGIELENRGVFQSEEEHEFKSVRYTGSHDATAIAVQNQGVDVGAIDSAIFDELVADGDIDGEQIKVIWKSDKLFQYPWAVHSETPKETIEQLQEIFLNIEDEDILGAFGASGFTTATDNDYEAIKQAAVKQGIIKE
- a CDS encoding glycosyltransferase family 4 protein is translated as MLKVLLITPNFHQTRGNTITVRRISEGLQSLGIETEIISSTDENLKHRPSADIVHGFHAFHFREFMNKHNLHYDKYVVTLTGTDLNQYLYNEDTKMIVLSTLEKSKAIHVFNEEAKQTLIDNAPTLGEKIYVISQGVEQSTPSTSHFKKDENSFLFVLPAGIRKIKNVPSAIHMLKKLRNRYPMVRLWIIGPVLEETEGRKVKQLVNENSDWVEYKGEVPHEEMSEIYIHADVLLNTSISEGQSSAILEGMGHGLPVLVANNDGNRSIVKHQQTGLVYSTESEFLDYAQQIMNNNKLRNTIRQTAKDYIANHHSHTNEANMLLKMYRDAL
- the phnE gene encoding phosphonate ABC transporter, permease protein PhnE translates to MWFKKRTILTFILITISVLISMRLTEFNLAKFRDFQNMVDFIARWFPMDFSKLHLMVRDSLDTLAMAFLGSFLGLIIAVPVSFFAAKNTSHSFTLFHFSRFSLSFVRSVPEIVIGLILLTTLGLGPFPAVIAIMIHNIGVLGKLISELIEAADPGPQEAVKAVGTKKWFAYLFSILPQIWPNVLSHYFYRFEVAIRTSLILGFIGGGGIGQRLFNDFKTFDYPSVSLDVLLIMILVIAVDLFGSYVRNKII
- a CDS encoding GNAT family N-acetyltransferase — encoded protein: MGEISKITTEKMKDVVNIVSNAYPGFSVHSVEEKQRLEEKLQNIQENNEFVNLYGYYEENELRGNLRLHDFTINLFSKKMKAGGLGLVAVDLLHKKEKIAKQMVEYFLQYYYERQASIVMLYPFRPDFYKYMGFGFGTKMNQYKLIPSQFPNFRVKDHLVYLSSKDKEKYASCYQKYMENQHGMIERTPFEIDTLFKQGENRVIGYEKDGEIEGYAIFSFQKEKEGNFLINNIHIKEMVYLHTEALKELLTFFHSQADQINRIYLNTQDEYFHYNFFDARNGTNEIIPPIYHETNTSGVGIMYRMINTSKFFQQLSGVCFGPIDCKIKFSITDSFLSKNNGPVFVDFRNGYPYVIENQSDWEVEMTMDVSDFSSMAVGAVPFDKLYEYGLVKLSNEDYIEQLSSLFSGTQKPICMTAF
- the phnC gene encoding phosphonate ABC transporter ATP-binding protein — protein: MLKVSNLTVRYPDSRQNALSNINLTFEKGEFVCILGKSGAGKSTFIRTLNGLQKPSKGEVYWNHTPLSHLTEEQLRAVRREMGMIFQHFNLVPRLSVLQNVLTGLFGYRNSLKNLIGWFSDEEIIKAKTVIADVGLSEEMDRRVEYLSGGQKQRVGIARAILQQPKVLLGDEPVSSLDPGTSNHIFQLLLNMHEQLNLCTIINVHDVGLAKKYATRIVAFKDGNVIFDGKPKLFSDDAFFETYTT
- the selD gene encoding selenide, water dikinase SelD, with the translated sequence MSKEEIVKLTSLSSKGGUGCKIGPEDLAQVLRHLPKIAHDPNLLVGLDTSDDAGVYKITDDVALVQTLDFFTPIVDDPYMFGQIAAANALSDVYAMGGKPITVMNIVGFPINTLDKKILSDILAGASDKVKESGAALVGGHSIDDTEPKFGLSVTGTVHPDKVRANVGAKPGDKLILTKPIGSGVLTTAIKRDLLDEETLNEVMNVMATLNKDAAETMENYSIHACTDVTGFGLLGHTREIAEGSHVGVTIYNNDVPVLPKTRSLAEQDVMPGGSKKNRLWLSDCIDFSENIDEIDQHILCDAVTSGGLLIAVSGDEAQSLHETLQNKGVSSAIIGEVTSENPGRITVK
- a CDS encoding manganese-dependent inorganic pyrophosphatase, whose translation is MGKVLIFGHKSPDTDTITSAIVYADLKNELGVNAEPVRLGELNGETTFALDYFNAEKPRLIEKVENDDVILVDHNERQQSADGIENARILEVIDHHRVANFETSDPLYFRAEPVGCTATILNKLYKENGITIKKEIAGLMLSAIISDSLLFKSPTCTDEDVQAAKELAEIAGVDAESYGLEMLKAGADVNGKTADELISLDAKEFTMAGNKVKIAQVNVVDTNDLLSRQRELEEAMNKEVEANNLNLFLLAVTDILNNDSIAVTVGQKTEAVEKAFDTKLDNNTAVLKGVVSRKKQIVPVLTEAFEQL
- a CDS encoding thioredoxin family protein yields the protein MGPVVSSVSEQLESVDFFHVDVDEAPELAQKFGVQSIPTMVLIKDGEEANRSVGFAPEEKVKEFATS